The Flavobacterium faecale genome has a segment encoding these proteins:
- a CDS encoding glycosyltransferase family 4 protein has protein sequence MKFLIVTHVPHILTQNNYFAYAPYVNEMNIWIENADELSILAPKSVDKLSAIDASYVHDRIQFIPIANFDFLNIKNSFLAVTKFPKICWKMYKAMQQADHIHLRCPGNIGLLGCFVQILFPNKTKTAKYAGNWDPKSPQPWTYRLQCWLLNNSFLTRKMTVLVYGEWQNLSENSKPFFTATYRETEKIEIPKRTFDGTIKFIFVGTLVQGKNPLYAIKLVEQLLSKGVTATLELYGEGVERQMLEDYIVKNKLENSITLKANQSREILKQAYQNTHFVLLPSDSEGWPKAIAEGMFWGAVPIATAVSCVPYMLDHGQRGILIEKNLEKDVVDILDHINNVQKYHTVSAKAWAWSQQFTMDRFEIEIKKFLQS, from the coding sequence TTTGGATTGAAAACGCAGATGAACTTAGTATCCTTGCACCGAAGAGCGTGGACAAATTATCGGCTATTGATGCCAGCTATGTTCATGATCGTATTCAGTTCATTCCAATAGCGAATTTTGATTTTTTAAATATTAAAAACAGTTTTTTGGCGGTTACAAAATTCCCCAAAATATGTTGGAAGATGTATAAGGCAATGCAACAAGCAGATCATATTCACCTTCGTTGCCCTGGTAATATAGGATTGCTGGGTTGTTTCGTTCAGATTTTATTTCCAAATAAAACAAAAACCGCAAAGTATGCAGGTAACTGGGATCCGAAGTCACCTCAACCATGGACATACAGATTACAATGCTGGCTGTTAAACAATAGCTTTTTAACTAGAAAAATGACTGTGTTGGTATATGGTGAATGGCAAAATCTATCAGAAAACAGTAAACCGTTCTTCACCGCCACCTACAGAGAGACTGAAAAAATAGAAATCCCAAAGAGAACATTTGATGGAACGATAAAATTCATATTTGTAGGGACTTTGGTTCAAGGGAAAAACCCATTGTATGCCATAAAATTAGTAGAACAATTACTTTCGAAAGGTGTAACGGCTACGTTAGAATTATACGGAGAAGGAGTGGAAAGACAAATGCTAGAAGACTACATTGTCAAGAACAAATTAGAAAACTCAATTACTTTAAAAGCAAATCAAAGTAGAGAAATACTCAAGCAAGCCTACCAAAACACTCATTTTGTACTATTACCTTCGGATAGTGAAGGATGGCCAAAAGCAATTGCTGAAGGAATGTTTTGGGGCGCTGTGCCTATTGCAACCGCTGTTTCTTGTGTGCCGTATATGCTTGATCACGGTCAAAGGGGTATTTTAATCGAAAAGAATTTAGAAAAAGATGTGGTAGACATTTTAGATCATATTAATAATGTTCAAAAATACCACACCGTTAGTGCCAAAGCATGGGCATGGTCACAGCAATTTACTATGGATAGATTTGAAATAGAAATTAAAAAATTTCTCCAATCATGA